The nucleotide window ATGGAAAACCGGCAGGTGTTTTTATGCCTTATGACGAGGCCTTAGATCTTACAGAATTGCTCGATGAGCTTCACGATAGAAAGCTTTTAAAAACAATCGCAGAAGGCCGAAGAGCAATACGTAGAGGCGTAAAAGGTATAACCCTTGAATATGCTCTAAAGAGGCGGGGAATCCGTGTATAAGGTTAAATTTCCTACTTCATCCATTGAGAGGAAATTTTTTAAAGAGTTGGATGGTATAAGTCCCGAGGCACTTAAAAAAGAGGTGTTAAATGCTGCCCGTTCGCTCGCTCAAAATCCCCGTCCTAAGGGTGAGCCGAAGATCAACCCGCCAATAGAAATATACGATTATCTTGCACGATACCGCTTGCCTGTCGCCAATTGGCGTATTTTATATGATGTAGAGGACAACACTAAAACAGTATGGCTGCTTGCGCTCCGGAAAAGGAATGAGCGTACTTACCGGTAGCTGCTTGTTTCCGGCCCACCAAGTTACTCATGAGCCATCTCGATCTTCCCTAATCTAGCCTGGTGAAAATCACCGGAAATAAATCGAGAGAAAAGCGCTTGACAGAAAGGCAAATATAATGTATACTTTGATACAGAGAGTTGTATAAATATATACAAATAGTTGTATGAGATATATGGAATATGGAATAGATAGAGAAGCCCTATTAAACAGGCTCGCCGCATGGGATGGATTTTTAAAAAGACGCGTCCATTTAATAGCCTGCGGTGGAACGGCCCTGACTCTTTTGGGCCTAAAAGTGTCGACTAAAGACGTTGACTTGCTGATACCCAATATAGATGAATACGAGTATCTCACCGGCATTTTGAAGCAGCTGGGTTACAAGCCGGCAAGCGGGGCGGGATGGAAGACAGATCAGAGATTTATTTTTGATCTCTTCAAGGGGAAGGCAGTACATACTACAGAACTTTTGGAATCGCCATTGGATAAGGGCAATAATATACCCGTTAAAGAATTCAGCAGGATCTATCTGGGGATACTTAATTATTATGACATCATCATAAGCAAGCTGTTTAGGGCAACGACAGTGGATATAGATGACTGCCTTTTGTTAATCAAAAGCAGAAGAAAAGAGCTGGATTTTAAACGATTGGAGAAGCGTTTCAGGGAAACAGCGGCTTTTGATGTTTCGGAGGAGAGGGTTAATAAACATTTTGACAGTTTTGTAAATGTTCTCAGAAAAAAGGGGTTATTGGATGGAAAATGAAAATCTTCTAAAGAGAGTAGGCGCATTAGGATTCCCGCTTTTTAGTCCGGAAGAGGACCATAATGCGAATTTAACACTGGCGGATATGGTCAAATCAAAGGATCTGCGCTTATGGGAGGGTTTTCCTGTCGTATTGGCCAATAGCGCGGAAAAGGGGTTGTTTGATTACGATAAGCTTAATTGGCATTTAAAGGAACCGTTTGACAGATCGCGTTTAGTTTCGCTTATGACGATGTCGCTCGCACTTTATAAATTTTTTAATCTGAAATTCCCGTGGGCAGATAAAGTATATAACTTGCTTGTGAGCAAAAGAAAAAAAGAATACACAGATTTTCTTAGAAATCTCAAAAGCGATAAGAATTTAAATGTCGCGGAACGCGAAGTGTCCCCGCAGCGGCTAAAAACAGTGTTTAGTAGTTATTTTTTGAGTCAGGCGCAGGTGAAGCTGCATGAACTGCTTTCTGTTAAGGATGAGTTAAGTCTCGAATATTCATTGTCACAAGTTTTTTCCGCCAAACAGAAGGAGTTATTTTTGAAAAAGCTTAGGCGGGAAAAGATGACCAAGACCGAGAAAGAATATTTTTCAAGAGCAGTTAAGAAAAAAGTTTTGGCATTGGCAAATCCGGAATTACACCGCTTAGCCCAAAAACTGCTGGAATAAAGGTACCCGCTCCATACTCTGCGGAAATCCTGCAAATATTTCACGCTCGCCATTGACAAAGTAAGAATACACAGGTATACTTTGTTATAAGTAAGAGTAAGTAAGTTTATAGGTGTA belongs to Candidatus Omnitrophota bacterium and includes:
- a CDS encoding type II toxin-antitoxin system RelE/ParE family toxin, producing MYKVKFPTSSIERKFFKELDGISPEALKKEVLNAARSLAQNPRPKGEPKINPPIEIYDYLARYRLPVANWRILYDVEDNTKTVWLLALRKRNERTYR